The proteins below are encoded in one region of Shewanella putrefaciens:
- a CDS encoding sugar O-acetyltransferase, which yields MTEFQKMITGQEYNCLASELLSLRAQQQQINRQLNQTIDQDNIEYSQLCQQLIPHKSPTAIISTPIFISYGINLTLADKVFINVNVTLQDNAPIDIGEQTMVGPNVQFYTSSHPLDAELRCSGLETAKAIKVGKRVWIGGGAIIMPGVTIGDDAIIGAGALVTKNVAAKTVVAGNPAKPIRQLI from the coding sequence ATGACTGAGTTCCAAAAGATGATCACAGGCCAAGAATATAACTGCCTTGCCAGCGAACTCTTAAGTTTAAGAGCCCAACAACAGCAAATAAATAGACAATTAAATCAAACTATTGACCAAGACAACATAGAATACAGCCAACTCTGTCAGCAACTCATTCCCCATAAATCACCCACTGCGATTATCTCCACGCCTATTTTTATCAGTTACGGCATCAATCTCACCCTTGCCGACAAAGTGTTTATCAATGTGAATGTCACCTTACAGGACAATGCGCCCATTGATATTGGCGAGCAAACTATGGTCGGCCCCAATGTGCAGTTTTACACCTCGAGTCATCCACTCGATGCCGAGCTACGTTGCTCAGGGTTAGAAACCGCCAAAGCCATTAAGGTCGGTAAACGGGTATGGATTGGTGGCGGCGCAATCATAATGCCAGGTGTCACTATTGGTGATGACGCCATCATAGGCGCAGGAGCCCTAGTCACAAAAAATGTGGCAGCCAAAACCGTGGTCGCAGGTAATCCAGCAAAGCCCATTAGGCAACTCATTTAA
- a CDS encoding M13 family metallopeptidase, translating to MRKVLIGGLCASLIAGLTACNDKPADVKTPEAEINKSATAAAVTKALGSGIEFAHFDKAVRPQDDFYKYVNGTWLKNTEIPGDRTSIGAFYDLREKSRDDVKAIIEEVAATPNLAAGTDEQKVADLYRSFMDTATLNKLGVTPIQGEFDAINALKDKNELVKYFAHSQIAGAGTPMAFYIDIDAKNSSRYATHLWQYGLSLPEKDYYFNESERFVNIRKAYVAHIEKMFTLAGLANPKASAEAILALETAIAAKHWDVVETRDSTKTYNLYQVKDLATLAPDIDWAGYLAALGADKQTDIIVNQPSYIQGLNEILKTTDLATWKTYMQWQVLTHAASNLSEELDNENFAFFAKTLNGQEEQEPRWKRGVAAVNAVLGEVVGKVYVKRHFTPEAKERMQALVENLRGAYGDSIKDLTWMSESTKVAAADKLAKFNPKIGYPNKWEDYSKLTIKADDLIGNAMRASEVEHAKSLAKLGAPIDKDEWHMTPQTVNAYYNPTMNEIVFPAAILQPPFFNMEADDAVNYGGIGAVIGHEMGHGFDDQGAKFDGEGNMRDWWTAQDLKEFSARGQALIAQYDGYAVFDDLHVNGSLTLGENIGDLSGVTIAYRAYKKSLNGKEAPVIDGLTGDQRFFIGFTQIWRAKAKEEALRNRVATDPHSPAEFRALGALSNMPEFYTTYEVKPGDAMYIAPEKRVKIW from the coding sequence ATGAGAAAAGTACTCATTGGGGGACTATGTGCCTCACTTATTGCAGGCCTGACTGCCTGTAATGACAAACCCGCTGATGTGAAAACCCCAGAAGCAGAAATCAATAAATCCGCGACTGCCGCCGCCGTAACAAAAGCCTTAGGCTCAGGCATTGAATTTGCTCATTTTGATAAAGCGGTTCGTCCACAGGACGATTTCTACAAATATGTCAATGGCACTTGGTTAAAAAACACTGAAATCCCAGGGGATCGCACGAGTATTGGCGCCTTTTACGATCTACGTGAAAAATCCCGTGATGACGTAAAAGCCATTATCGAAGAAGTGGCTGCGACACCCAATTTAGCCGCTGGTACAGACGAGCAAAAAGTGGCCGATTTATATCGCTCATTTATGGATACCGCCACACTCAACAAACTGGGCGTGACACCAATCCAAGGTGAATTTGATGCCATTAATGCCCTAAAAGATAAAAATGAATTAGTAAAATACTTCGCCCACAGCCAAATCGCGGGCGCAGGGACTCCGATGGCATTTTATATCGATATCGATGCCAAGAATTCGAGCCGCTATGCGACTCACCTATGGCAATACGGTTTAAGCCTGCCGGAAAAAGACTACTACTTTAACGAGTCAGAGCGCTTCGTTAATATTCGTAAGGCTTATGTCGCCCACATCGAAAAAATGTTTACCCTAGCTGGCCTTGCAAATCCTAAGGCTAGCGCAGAAGCTATCCTAGCCCTAGAAACCGCCATTGCCGCTAAGCACTGGGATGTTGTAGAAACCCGTGACAGCACTAAGACATACAACCTATACCAAGTAAAAGATCTGGCGACCTTAGCGCCGGATATCGATTGGGCAGGTTACTTAGCCGCGTTAGGTGCCGATAAGCAAACCGATATTATCGTTAATCAACCTAGCTATATCCAAGGCCTGAACGAAATCCTCAAGACAACGGATCTCGCCACTTGGAAGACCTATATGCAGTGGCAGGTACTGACCCACGCCGCAAGCAACTTAAGCGAAGAACTCGATAACGAAAACTTTGCCTTCTTCGCTAAAACCTTAAACGGCCAAGAAGAACAAGAGCCTCGCTGGAAACGCGGTGTAGCCGCTGTTAACGCTGTTCTCGGTGAAGTCGTCGGCAAAGTGTACGTGAAGCGTCATTTTACGCCTGAAGCCAAAGAGCGTATGCAAGCCCTAGTTGAAAATCTGCGTGGCGCTTACGGCGACAGCATCAAAGATTTAACTTGGATGAGCGAGAGCACTAAAGTGGCTGCGGCGGATAAGTTAGCCAAATTTAACCCTAAAATTGGTTACCCCAACAAATGGGAAGATTACAGCAAGCTGACCATCAAGGCCGATGACTTAATCGGTAACGCTATGCGTGCCAGTGAAGTTGAGCACGCTAAGTCTCTGGCTAAACTCGGTGCGCCAATCGATAAAGATGAATGGCATATGACACCACAAACGGTCAATGCTTACTACAACCCAACCATGAATGAAATCGTGTTCCCTGCGGCTATTCTGCAACCTCCTTTCTTCAACATGGAAGCGGATGATGCGGTGAACTACGGTGGTATCGGTGCGGTTATCGGTCACGAAATGGGCCATGGTTTCGACGACCAAGGTGCCAAGTTCGATGGTGAAGGCAATATGCGTGACTGGTGGACAGCGCAGGACTTAAAAGAGTTCTCAGCCCGCGGCCAAGCACTTATCGCCCAGTACGACGGTTACGCAGTATTTGACGATCTGCATGTCAATGGCAGCTTGACCTTAGGCGAGAACATTGGTGACCTATCAGGTGTGACCATCGCTTACCGCGCATACAAGAAGTCTCTGAACGGTAAAGAAGCGCCGGTTATCGACGGTTTGACTGGCGATCAACGTTTCTTCATCGGCTTCACCCAAATTTGGCGTGCCAAAGCCAAGGAAGAAGCACTGCGTAACCGCGTAGCGACCGATCCACACTCACCTGCGGAATTCCGCGCCTTAGGTGCGTTATCTAACATGCCAGAGTTTTACACTACCTATGAAGTAAAACCCGGTGATGCTATGTATATCGCCCCAGAAAAACGCGTAAAAATTTGGTAA